One Candidatus Hydrogenedentota bacterium genomic window carries:
- the hemN gene encoding oxygen-independent coproporphyrinogen III oxidase, with translation MNDKKDAGAGAAGLVVTRELLLKYDRPGPRYTSYPTAPEWSESFGDADYREALARAAQQTAEPLSIYVHLPFCHERCLFCGCNVVISKRQDVAENYLDYLYREIGMGAGALGERRTVRQIHWGGGTPTFLTVPQIRALFSTLARHFAIARDAEIALEVDPCVTTREQLEALRTLGFNRISMGVQDFDPYVQQIVNRNQTEAETRRLVGWCRELGFGGVNIDLIYGLPEQRPETWEKTIKTTIDLRPDRLAVYSYAHIPDKIKHQRRLEGYRRPVGPEKYELFANARRLFIEAGYRAIGMDHFALPGDELSVAMDERRLHR, from the coding sequence TTGAACGATAAGAAAGACGCGGGCGCAGGCGCGGCGGGCCTGGTAGTCACGCGCGAGCTGTTGCTCAAGTATGACCGGCCTGGACCCCGCTACACCAGTTATCCCACGGCTCCCGAATGGTCTGAGTCGTTCGGCGACGCCGATTACCGCGAGGCGCTGGCGCGTGCGGCGCAGCAAACCGCGGAGCCACTGTCTATTTACGTGCATTTGCCGTTCTGCCATGAGCGGTGCCTGTTTTGCGGTTGCAACGTGGTGATTTCGAAACGGCAGGACGTAGCCGAGAACTATCTCGATTACCTGTACCGCGAAATCGGCATGGGCGCCGGGGCCTTGGGCGAGCGGCGGACCGTGCGGCAGATACACTGGGGCGGCGGCACCCCGACGTTCCTGACCGTGCCGCAGATACGGGCGCTGTTCAGCACGCTCGCGCGGCACTTCGCCATCGCGCGGGATGCAGAAATTGCACTCGAAGTGGACCCGTGCGTGACGACACGGGAGCAACTCGAAGCGTTGCGCACGCTGGGATTCAACCGGATCAGCATGGGCGTGCAGGACTTCGACCCTTACGTGCAGCAAATCGTCAACCGTAACCAGACCGAAGCCGAAACGCGCCGGCTGGTCGGATGGTGCCGCGAATTGGGCTTTGGCGGCGTGAATATAGACCTGATCTACGGGTTGCCGGAACAGCGGCCCGAAACGTGGGAAAAGACCATCAAGACGACTATCGACCTGCGCCCGGACCGGCTCGCCGTGTACAGCTACGCGCATATTCCGGACAAGATCAAGCACCAGCGGCGGCTGGAGGGTTACCGCAGGCCCGTGGGCCCCGAAAAATACGAACTCTTCGCAAATGCAAGGCGACTGTTCATCGAGGCGGGCTACCGCGCCATCGGTATGGACCATTTCGCGTTGCCGGGGGATGAACTGTCCGTCGCGATGGACGAGCGCCGGCTTCACCG
- the hemG gene encoding protoporphyrinogen oxidase has product MRNIAWDDMATGQRMVTDSDILILGAGMTGLCAAHYAAQRFGQERVLVLEAADAPGGTARTDHIDGFTIEWGPNGFLDKEPKTLGWMADLGLGEQLVRVNEAAAHRFIYRAGRLHEVKPPPAFLVSPLLSVRGRARLLCEPFVQGKRDDAPESVWEFAKRRIGREAADILVSPMVSGIFGGDAKQLSLEHCFPRMAEMERTYGGLFKAMRALRKSGASAMGPSGVLTSLREGIGGVAQRVQTRLGGRLRLGVKVNSIQLSGSGGFRVETDTDGQDEAFEARTVVVALPAYAASACCAALEERLASALGKIAYAGIAVVSAAFRREQVGHDLNGFGFLVPRTEGRRLLGCLWDSTLFPNRAPEDCVLLRAMYGGYTDPDAVRLSDASLLDCLRREVYDLLRISGEPELLRIYRHPLGIPQYLLGHEDCMRAVETAEQLFPGLVFAGNAYRGIGLNDCVLSALRAVDRVERGIRL; this is encoded by the coding sequence GTGCGGAATATTGCGTGGGACGACATGGCCACGGGGCAGCGTATGGTGACTGACAGCGACATTCTGATACTTGGGGCGGGCATGACGGGCCTGTGTGCGGCGCATTATGCCGCCCAGCGGTTTGGCCAGGAGCGGGTACTGGTGCTGGAGGCCGCGGACGCGCCGGGCGGCACGGCGCGCACGGACCACATCGACGGATTCACCATAGAGTGGGGACCAAACGGGTTTCTGGACAAGGAGCCAAAGACCCTTGGATGGATGGCGGACCTGGGCTTGGGCGAACAGCTCGTGCGCGTGAATGAAGCGGCGGCGCACCGGTTTATCTATCGCGCTGGGCGTTTGCATGAGGTAAAGCCGCCGCCCGCTTTTCTCGTATCGCCGTTGTTGTCGGTGCGGGGCCGCGCGCGTCTGTTGTGCGAGCCGTTTGTCCAGGGCAAACGCGACGACGCGCCGGAATCGGTGTGGGAATTTGCGAAACGGCGCATTGGCCGCGAAGCAGCGGATATCCTGGTGAGCCCGATGGTGTCGGGCATTTTCGGCGGCGATGCGAAGCAGTTGAGCCTTGAACATTGTTTCCCGCGCATGGCGGAAATGGAGCGGACCTACGGCGGCCTGTTCAAGGCCATGCGTGCGCTGCGCAAGAGCGGGGCTTCGGCGATGGGGCCTTCCGGCGTGCTCACGAGCCTGCGCGAGGGCATCGGCGGCGTCGCACAGAGGGTTCAGACCCGTCTGGGCGGCCGGCTGCGCCTGGGCGTGAAGGTGAACAGCATCCAATTATCGGGAAGCGGCGGCTTCCGGGTCGAGACGGACACGGACGGGCAGGACGAGGCCTTCGAAGCGCGCACGGTGGTTGTGGCGCTGCCCGCGTACGCGGCGTCGGCATGCTGTGCCGCGCTCGAGGAACGTCTGGCGTCCGCGCTTGGAAAGATCGCCTACGCGGGCATCGCGGTCGTCTCCGCGGCGTTCCGGCGCGAACAAGTGGGCCACGACCTGAACGGATTTGGCTTTCTCGTGCCGCGCACGGAGGGCCGGCGGCTCCTCGGATGTCTGTGGGACTCGACATTGTTCCCGAATCGGGCTCCGGAGGATTGCGTGCTGCTGCGGGCAATGTACGGCGGCTATACGGACCCGGACGCGGTGCGGCTGAGCGACGCGAGTCTGCTGGATTGTCTGAGGCGCGAGGTGTACGACCTGTTGCGCATCTCCGGAGAGCCGGAACTGCTGCGCATTTACCGGCATCCTCTGGGCATACCGCAGTACCTGCTGGGGCACGAGGACTGCATGCGCGCCGTCGAGACGGCGGAACAGCTTTTTCCCGGTTTGGTATTCGCGGGGAACGCCTACCGCGGCATCGGCTTGAACGACTGCGTGTTGTCCGCTCTGCGCGCCGTCGACAGGGTGGAGAGAGGGATTCGTCTTTGA
- the thiC gene encoding phosphomethylpyrimidine synthase ThiC encodes MPASTKPAVVFAEKQGRITRALFPNSRKIYVQGSRPSIRVAMREISQSPTLSGPAGAVVEENPPITVYDTSGPYTDPSIDLDVRRGVPAVRLEWIRERGDVEEHSQSASAYGRARTADPAGAAVKFPRTRSLLRAKPGLRVTQMHYARRGMVTPEMEYIAIRENQRRDEAVAFLKQQHPGMDWDARIPASFTPEFVRSEVARGRAIIPANVNHPEIEPMIIGRNFLVKINANIGNSAVSSSIEDEVEKMVWAIRWGADTVMDLSTGENIHETREWIIRNSPVPIGTVPIYQALEKAGGRPEELTWEVFRDTLIEQAEQGVDYFTIHAGVLLRFIPLTANRMTGIVSRGGSIMAKWCLAHHQESFLYTHWDEICEVMAAYDVAFSIGDGLRPGSIADANDAAQFAELQVQGELTRRAWEFDVQVMNEGPGHIPMHMIKENVDKQLEWCDEAPFYTLGPLITDISPGYDHYSSGIGAAMIGWYGTALLCYVTPKEHLGLPDKHDVREGVVAYKIAAHAADLAKGLPGSQIRDNAISKARFEFRWEDQFNLSLDPERARAFHDATLPAVGAKVAHFCSMCGPKFCSMEITQQLRKYATDHGVDAETARQEGFLEMSERFLAEGAELYPKQ; translated from the coding sequence ATGCCCGCATCGACGAAACCCGCCGTGGTCTTCGCGGAGAAGCAAGGAAGAATCACGCGCGCGCTGTTCCCCAACTCGCGCAAGATATACGTGCAGGGGTCGCGTCCGTCGATCCGCGTGGCCATGCGCGAGATCAGCCAATCGCCAACGCTTTCGGGGCCGGCGGGCGCGGTGGTCGAAGAGAACCCGCCGATTACGGTCTACGACACGTCCGGGCCTTATACAGACCCGTCGATAGATTTGGACGTGCGCCGGGGCGTGCCCGCGGTGAGGCTCGAATGGATCCGCGAGCGGGGCGACGTCGAGGAGCATAGCCAGAGCGCTTCGGCGTACGGGCGGGCGCGCACCGCCGACCCGGCGGGTGCCGCAGTGAAGTTTCCACGCACGCGCAGCTTGCTGCGCGCCAAGCCCGGTCTTCGCGTGACGCAAATGCATTATGCGCGGCGCGGCATGGTCACGCCGGAAATGGAGTACATCGCGATCCGGGAAAACCAGCGCCGCGACGAGGCCGTGGCGTTTCTGAAACAGCAGCATCCCGGGATGGATTGGGACGCGCGTATCCCGGCGAGCTTCACGCCGGAATTCGTACGGTCTGAAGTGGCGCGCGGGCGCGCGATCATCCCGGCGAACGTGAATCATCCGGAAATCGAGCCGATGATCATTGGCCGCAACTTCCTCGTGAAGATCAACGCGAATATCGGCAATTCCGCCGTGTCGAGTTCTATCGAAGACGAAGTCGAGAAGATGGTATGGGCCATTCGCTGGGGCGCGGACACGGTCATGGACCTGAGCACGGGCGAGAACATCCACGAGACGCGCGAGTGGATCATCCGGAACAGCCCGGTGCCTATTGGGACCGTGCCGATCTATCAGGCACTGGAAAAGGCTGGCGGCAGGCCGGAGGAACTCACGTGGGAGGTCTTCCGCGACACTCTGATCGAACAGGCGGAACAGGGCGTGGACTATTTCACAATCCACGCCGGGGTGCTGTTGCGGTTTATCCCGTTGACGGCGAACCGCATGACGGGCATCGTGAGCCGCGGCGGCTCGATCATGGCGAAGTGGTGTCTCGCGCATCACCAGGAAAGCTTCCTGTACACGCATTGGGACGAGATCTGCGAGGTCATGGCGGCGTATGACGTGGCGTTTTCGATTGGCGACGGCCTGCGTCCGGGCTCGATTGCGGACGCGAACGACGCTGCGCAATTCGCGGAATTGCAGGTACAGGGCGAGTTGACGCGCCGAGCCTGGGAATTCGACGTGCAGGTCATGAACGAGGGGCCCGGCCATATTCCCATGCATATGATTAAGGAAAACGTGGACAAACAGCTGGAATGGTGCGATGAGGCGCCATTCTATACGCTCGGGCCGCTGATCACGGACATCTCGCCGGGCTATGACCATTACTCGTCCGGCATCGGTGCGGCGATGATCGGCTGGTACGGCACGGCGCTGCTTTGTTATGTCACGCCCAAGGAACATCTCGGCCTGCCGGACAAGCACGATGTGCGTGAAGGAGTGGTCGCTTACAAGATTGCGGCACACGCGGCGGACCTCGCGAAAGGGCTGCCGGGCTCGCAAATCCGGGACAACGCCATCAGCAAGGCGCGTTTCGAGTTCCGCTGGGAGGACCAGTTCAACCTTTCGCTTGACCCGGAGCGCGCGCGGGCGTTCCACGATGCGACGCTGCCCGCGGTGGGCGCGAAGGTGGCGCATTTCTGCTCGATGTGCGGGCCAAAGTTCTGTTCGATGGAGATCACGCAGCAGTTGCGCAAATATGCGACGGACCACGGTGTCGATGCGGAGACGGCCCGGCAAGAGGGCTTTCTCGAGATGTCGGAACGCTTTCTCGCCGAAGGGGCGGAACTCTACCCGAAGCAATAG